Proteins encoded within one genomic window of Ailuropoda melanoleuca isolate Jingjing chromosome 16, ASM200744v2, whole genome shotgun sequence:
- the SPDYC gene encoding speedy protein C has protein sequence MDPASDPAAPRHSESCPGLVSGPHLGSTFIQRWGGDRVAILALGSRRPAFTPFAGRPARPPAPTLYEMSDTQDLATFPAVATQVKPGGWSRQGGGSGSVHQRRHQELQAFLNLLEHSFLQEFLSKDPCFQISDKYLLAMVLVYFRRASLRLREYTHSNLFLALFLANDMEEDVEDPKCVIFLWALGKDWHLQVADFLHQRDKLWARMGFRAMVSRECCEEVMAKEPSHWAWTRERRPQHGGAQRGPKARGPLPGPPSLSPPHCSLCGWPPSHSHCPHQPHPLPVLSKCPSPNPEWHCPPLQACLSVAEDPLVGGFLIIPPPQLQLEPGTYSLHILPKPPPCPGH, from the exons ATGGACCCAGCCAGCGACCCTGCTGCACCAAGGCACAGTGAATCGTGCCCAGGCCTCGTTTCCGGCCCGCACCTTGGCTCCACCTTTAtacagaggtggggaggagaccGAGTCGCCATTCTGGCTCTGGGGTCCCGCCGGCCTGCCTTTACCCCTTTTGCAG GCCGCCCTGCCcgcccacctgcccccaccctctaTGAGATGAGTGACACTCAAGACTTGGCCACTTTCCCCGCGGTTGCCACCCAGGTGAAGCCGGGGGGCTGGAGCCGTCAAGGTGGGGGGAGTGGGTCCGTCCATCAGCGCCGGCACCAGGAGCTCCAGGCCTTTCTTAACCTGCTGG AGCACAGTTTCCTCCAGGAATTTCTTTCCAAAGATCCCTGTTTCCAGATTTCGGATAAG TATCTCCTGGCCATGGTGCTGGTCTACTTCCGGCGCGCCAGCCTGAGGCTCCGCGAGTACACCCACAGCAACTTGTTCCTGGCTCT GTTTCTTGCAAATGACATGGAGGAGGATGTGGAGGACCCCAAATGTGTGATTTTTCTGTGGGCCCTGGGAAAAGATTGGCACCTCCAGGTGGCAGACTTCCTGCATCAAAGGGATAAGCTGTGGGCCCGGATGGGCTTCCGGGCCATGGTGAGCCGCGAGTGCTGTGAGGAG GTCATGGCCAAGGAGCCGTCCCACTGGGCCTGGACTCGAGAGCGACGCCCCCAGCACGGTGGGGCTCAGAGGGGTCCAAAGGCCCGGggccccctccctgggccccccaGCCTCTCGCCACCTCACTGTTCCCTCTGTGGCTGGCCCCCTTCCCACAGCCactgcccccaccagccccaccccttgCCTGTCTTATCCAAGTGCCCTTCCCCAAACCCTGAGTGGCATTGCCCTCCCCTCCAAGCTTGTCTCTCAGTAGCTGAAGACCCCTTGGTGGGGGGCTTCCTCATCATCCCGCCCCCCCAACTGCAACTGGAGCCAGGCACCTACAGTCTCCACA TCCTCCCGAAGCCTCCACCATGCCCTGGACACTGA